The region AGATTCGCACCCAGATCAACGGGTATACGAGCGGGGTAAAGGAACCGAAAGTAGCCGAGAAATTTAAAAACGCGGCTAAGCCCATTCTGGACGAACTGGACAAGATCGAATCGACGCTGATGCAGCCGAAGTCGAAAGCACCGCAGGACGCGCTGGCGTATCCAATCCGATTGAACGACAAAATTGCAGGTGTGGCCTCGGTGGTTTCCTCGGCCGATACCAAGCCAACCAAGTCGTCTTACACCGCATACGATGACCTGTCCAAACAAATTGACACGGCACTGACCAAGCTGAAAGAAGTCATCAACACCCAGGTGCCGGGCTTCAACAAAATGGTAACCGAACAGCAGGTACCCGCTATTATTTTGAATTGATGTGTAATGCCGACCGTCGATGCGTCGAACCATCCCGGTCGGGTGTGATAGTACGAGTGTGTCGGGTCTGACCGGGCTGGCGCTCCAGGATCCGACACAACAAAATATATAATACCCTCCTGATCGGCTGTAAATACATCGGGTTTTATTCACATTAACTTACCGCCGACCGTCCCGGTCGGTACTACTCTTAGTAACCAGTACCTATGTTTTCTGACAAAGCTATTTACCGTTACCACCGGATTTTTGGTCTGATAGGTGGCCTGTTTATCTTACTGCTAACCGTCACCGGTTCCATTCTGGTCGTTGAAAAGCAGGTGGATGCGTTACTAAACCCCAGCCTAACCCAGGTGGAAGCCACCGGTCAACGGCAGCCTTACAACCGGCTTGTGGCTGCACTTCACCAGCGATACCCGGCGGCTCAGGTACGAAACATGCGCTTGTCGGATAGCCCGACAGAGGCTATTCGCGCCGATCTGATGGACAAAGGCGAACGTATTTGGGTATCTATGAACCCATATACCGGAGCGATTATCGGCGCCCGTAATGCCGAGGCAACGTTGATCCGGCGGGCGCGTGAACTGCACGAAAATCTGTTACTGGAGCCTGTAGGGGGCTTCGTTATGGGACTGGCGGGTATCTGCCTGCTGGGGTCTGTGCTGACCGGAACCTGGTACTACCGGCGGTCACTGCTGAGCGTATTCAAGATTGGTGTACGGTGGAACAAAGCGCCCCGAATCGTGTATGCCGACATTCATAAGTGGCTGGGCGTGGTAGCGCTGTTATTCATGCTGATGATGAGCGCGACGGGCATTTTCTTTCACTGGGAACAGATTGAGCGGAAGTTTGGCGATGGGCCAAGACCTGAAAATAAGGAGGCTGCTCCAATTTCGTTGGCTGCTATTCCGGTTGATGCCGCTATAGCTTCCGCAAAGGCGTCTATCGCCGATTTTCAGCCCCAACTCATCGACTTCCCAAAACCGGGTGACACGACAATGGTCATTCGGGGCAATAGGCCCGGCAGTATCCGAATGCTCGGCAAATACAACGTGTCGGCTACGGTCGATGCCCGGGATGGACATTACGTAAGTGGATTCGACGCCCGAGATGCCGATCTGGAATATATTGCCGAACACATTTTTGAAGAACTGCACTTTGGTCGATACGGAGGCATCATCACACAGGTTATTTACATACTTCTGGCGATGGCTACCGCTGTTGTAACGGTCACCGGCCTGTTTCTGTGGTATTTGAAGAAATAATTAGTCACAGAGGAACGCGGATTTAACGGATGCTTTGCACAACGCGGATACAAACGGATTTCTTTATCCATTTGTATCCGCGTTCCTCTTATTACATTTGAGTGTCCCCAATCAACCTCCCTTATGATCGTACATTACACCCTCAACCGGCTATTTTTAGGCCTGACATTCATCTTTTCCGCCGTTACCCTACAC is a window of Spirosoma linguale DSM 74 DNA encoding:
- a CDS encoding PepSY-associated TM helix domain protein (PFAM: PepSY-associated TM helix domain protein~KEGG: aav:Aave_3918 PepSY-associated TM helix domain-containing protein) translates to MFSDKAIYRYHRIFGLIGGLFILLLTVTGSILVVEKQVDALLNPSLTQVEATGQRQPYNRLVAALHQRYPAAQVRNMRLSDSPTEAIRADLMDKGERIWVSMNPYTGAIIGARNAEATLIRRARELHENLLLEPVGGFVMGLAGICLLGSVLTGTWYYRRSLLSVFKIGVRWNKAPRIVYADIHKWLGVVALLFMLMMSATGIFFHWEQIERKFGDGPRPENKEAAPISLAAIPVDAAIASAKASIADFQPQLIDFPKPGDTTMVIRGNRPGSIRMLGKYNVSATVDARDGHYVSGFDARDADLEYIAEHIFEELHFGRYGGIITQVIYILLAMATAVVTVTGLFLWYLKK